TTGAAAGGAGTGAgggataaaaatataaaaaaaaaaacgatagcATAGAGCATACGAAAGGCCAAAGAAGCAGCTTCTTTCGCTTTGGAAAAAAGTGGCTCGAGGTCGTGCCTCGAGCACGAATCTTCGAATTCTTCTCTTGACTCGTGGCACGCGATGCGAGAGGCGATCCTCAGCCTCGTGTAACGTCGCCTGTGATCGtgtcgacgacgaggacgacaacgacgactgtGGGTCGCTGTCATTATTATAACACACTCTACGTTTccatttagaaataaaaaagaaaagaaaaacaacttTGTGAGATGTTTGCTATGGAACAGGTGAACCGAGGACACTTTGTGTCACTCGATATCTATCGATTtcgataacaaaaagaaagaaagaaaaagattcttcAATCTTCAGCGATGAGATTATTAACGTCGAGATTGTATTCGCCTCGAAAATTATCGAAGATTATTCTCGAGTGGTCATCTACGTCGGCCAGATCCGTTCAGTTGAGAATCGGCAAGTGACACAACGCTGTggctgagagaaagagagacaaaaggaCAGTATAGATACGTATTTCATTCGAACAGGAAAATTGCACGGAGCCTGCAGATTTCAGGCTCTAGTGCAGCAAGGAGCTTTGCTTCCTTGTCCAAGGAGAGGGGGAACAACGAAAGTCCTCTCTCCGAgtcattgaaaataatgtgTCTTAATCTTTCGAGAAAGAACTTGAGAATCGAGAGTGCTTATAGTAGTCGACCATGATGAAGTTCAAATCGCTGTTTCGCAGAGGACAGCAAagccagcagcagcagcagcaacaacagcagcagcagcaacaacaacaacaacaatcgaCGCAGGGCCCACAACAAACACAACAGCAACAGGTCCCCCTGCGTCAGGCCCCGAGCGCCTCTTCGCTCGAAACAAAAACTGAGAGCTTATCGACGGAAAACTGGAGTTCGATCGGTAAAGAAGTTCCCAAGAGCAACGCCAAGAATCAGCAACAGCATCAGAAGGGACCCGCTAAGGGGTCCAGGATGCAGGAGCTGGAACGGGAGATCGAGATCTTACGAAAGGATCGTGCCCGGCTTGAAGCAAATCTAAGGGAAGCAACTACCGACGCTCAATCTTTACGCGACCTGAAAACTGAACTCGCGTCTCTCAAGGTAACTTTGCACGTTTACAAATTTCCTTTATGTGATGTATTTTTCATCACTCTTACAACACAGGTTTTTGAACTCttcaaaaacagaaaaatgaagaaattcaTATGAAACAGTTATTGAATTTAAGCTTAAAGATTTGGTTTCAATGAATTTAAGATGTTTTACAATCTTttcgtgtttttttcttttttcttttttcttttttttttttttcgaaacatcTTGAACCTCTTGATGGGATTATAGTTTGAAAATCACACTATTTTATAGATCAAGAAACGCGcgtatttgtctttttcttttttatattttgttaatagtTTGTAAAGttataacaattttctatatacgtCTTTGGTAAGAATCTTGGAGATTTGGTTCTTTTTTGTCTAGCCTAACATAGTTAGAAAAGTTTTAAGgaattgtttaaattttccttcttctttcttaaaagGTTTCTCGAGTCAAAGATATAGTAcaaactaaagaaaaagatagaaattgaTCGAGACGAGCTTTGGTGAAAGTCACGAGACAGTGACGGATGTTGACGAATTAATTGGGATTAATTAATGTTGCCGACGTGAAAGTCGCGTtagcaatttttattatagtcgCTTGTAATTAAACATGAACAGGATCGATAAGAGTAACAAGAAAGTCATCGTAAAAACGTCCAACAACTTCTTCGATGAAATCGCGATCGATATgatgttttataatttacatcatttattttttcttcctgcGTCGAACAGCTCATATTGTCTTGATGACGATCACGTGGCTCACACACGAAATTTGCTCACGTggtcttcgtttcttctccctttctttccccCCCTCGTCATCCCCACCCCTTGTCATTACGTCGCCGACCTTACAAGGAAAACATACACGGTGTACCAGAtgcagacatatatatatatgtatatatgtatgtatgtatgtatgtatgtatgtatgtatgtatgtatgtatgtatggatggatggatggatgtatgtatatgatgtatgtattacGTTAGAATATTACATCATTACGAATGATACGATCACTCTgcatataaatgataaatgagAAATAGATTCATTATATCAGATCATTATTCCCAATAACATCTCTCtattctttcaaaagatttcattatttctttatcatctTTACTACCCGTGTAATAAGTTGTACGAATTGGCGGATTCAGTAGAATAATTATAGCATGAACCGAAATTTCAACTATCCCAGATATTTCTGTATGACATGGTGATGTGTCAAAATATAATTGGAACATAACTGCACGCACTGATTTCTGCGAAGTGTCGGTTCGTACATAATGATCTATTACAGAGATTCTCCAAATACAGGTcgcgttaaatattaaaatatgagaGTAGTATACATGTTCATTAAGAGAGTTCATTAGGAATGGCTGGCAAAAAATGATCGTTTTCGAAAGTGGGTCTTGATCCATAAAAGTTTGGGAAGCATTGATATCTACTGAATCTTtacagaaatgaaaagaattaattgtGTTCGCAGTTAAATTTGatctgttattttatttagttaatatttatattttgcaatagataataatataattattacgcAGTAGACTGTTAACGTTTAACCTATTCAAGTAATTTTCGTTGTCGTGTTTAACGTGCCAAAACTTGGAATGTCGatgtttagaaaattaaaatttgattagaatttgaaaaaagaaataagagatatTGAGAAACCTTCGTTGCAatatgattttcttctttcttcacttTTACGCGATGATAACCGTTGGATCTCCAGGATCGCGTGTAAGCTTcacatattttcattcttaataCTCGATAGTTTAACGGTCCGTTGAAATAACGGATAGTGAGAAAGTGGCTTATTAGAGGACAAGCAGAGGGCGTAAAATGCGGGGATgtttacgaagagaaaaagcttCTGAACGCGAATCACAGAGAACGATATGAAAAAACGTTGCTTTTCCGCACCGACGGTAATATTTACAATCCTTTTCTATCAAACTTCTACATGGTTTCAATCTTTAATTGATTTTCAATTCGATTGGCAttcaggaagaagaaaatagataataacgCATGGAACCTAACCTCCAAGATTGACAGTTATccttactattattataaaaattaaataaattttaatatatcttacTGTGCATTTTaactcatttttattattacttcgaACTAAAATATGACCATGTAACATCAATTCTTCTTTCCATATTTTCAGCAATGATTGGATGTATAcagttttctattttccttgtattattagtttaaattaaattttcaacgtTTTTCTATAGTTTACAATAAAGATATGAagatattacgaaagaaaaactaactacaaaatttcaaattgattGCTACAACGTTGATAACTATCTGATGCAGAATTTTAGCTTCTGttacataattaatatgtattgATTACAGGAGCAGCATAGTCTGGAGTTAGATCGTCTCGCAGAAGAGAATGAAGCTCTTCGTGCCCGTCTTAGGAATGTAGCTCATTCTCCGTTATCTGATTCAGAGAAGCAGCAGTTGCTATTAGATGCATCAAGGCTTCATAATTCTGCACCAGCTTCGATTGCTATACCTCAAGATGATAGCTGTACACCAAATGCAAATCTACCACAAGACAGTGCGCAATGCACTACTCCGGATTGGGATAAACATTCCTCTAGCTCTATATCAGAAGTATCAGTGGCTTGTCTTCAAGACAGAATACTACAAATGGAAGAAACGCATTATTCCACTAATGAAGAGTTACAAGCAACTATTCAAGAATTGAGTGATTTACAAGTATGTATGATCAGTAATTCTCAACAATGTaatctgaaaaatatattatatcgataaaatagtaaatttatttgatattacatTAAACGTGTTAATTTAATGTAGGCTCAATTAACGGAACTACAAGCTGACAATGAAAGattaacagaagaaaaaggtgTTCTTTTGGAATCATTGTGTCGACAAACAGAAAAGTTAGAAGATTCAAGATCAAAAGTTGACACTCTACAAGGGCTTTTATTAAGAGAAGAACAACCTCAAGAATCGTCCAAAGGTTATAACACAGAAAGGGAACAAAAATTAGTTGacttattaaaagtaaatatatacataaaattatattatcataagaTTATTCTAAATATTGATTGAtgtgttattatatatgtttccTGTTTTAGAGTGCTCAAGAAGAACGGGAGGCTCTGCTTCAAAAACAAGAGGAATTAACGtcggaattaaaaaatttaagaacGACCGCCGATGCTAATGCTACGGAAGCGgaaagattaagaaaatgtGTCCACTTGCTTGAATCTACTATAGAAACAGTCAATATAGAACGTAAACAATTGGATGTAGAATTAGCGGAAGCGCGTCAAGAGGGTGCGAACAGAAGTATAGAAATAAGCAGATTAGCTACCTTACTGGATAATGCCAGAGCTAAGATTGAAGAGTTAGAGCAGTCAAGGCAAGTAGAAAGTAAAAGTGAAGCTGATGAATTGTTAGACGCGGCAAGACGTGAAAAAGATACGTTAGAAACGCAAGCTGCAGCCTTGCAAGAACAACTGGCACGTTCGCATTGTGATCATGATCGTCTTAGAGATCAATATTCTCAACTTCAAGAAGAATACAAGGTATGTTTTTAGTAgagtatcattaaaaaaattatataatttgcgttaataaatataaatagaaaatgtatagCACGTCGCGAATAAATTTATAGGTTGCTCGAAATAATGCTAAATCAGCTATCGATGACTTGGAATATAgattaaatcaattaaaagaCGAACGACTTTCTGTCAGTACGGAATTACAATTAGTAAGAGATTCTTTGGCAGAATTACAAACACAATGTCAAAGACATctagaagataaaagagaattgaAGGCTGCTCTTAGCGAAGCACAAAGAAGAGAACGGGAAGCACAAACTCATCAGTACGAGTTGGAACGTGCTTTAGCTGAGGAACGTAGATTGAGACAAGAAGAAAGTGCTGAATGGGAACAATTCCAGACGGATCTACTTATGACTGTTAGAGTTGCGAATGACTTTAAAACTGAGGCTCAAAGCGAATTAGAACGTGTAGTTTTGGAAAACAAAGCGCAAAGAGATAAATTGAGAACATTAGAGGCTCAGCTAGATAAACTTAATAAAGGTAAGAAAAATACCTTTAATTCttcgaatattatatttgaatatgaCATATAGAACATATATTTCTCAAATTAAATTCGGATAAGTACGAAATACCAAACGTACAAGgaaaaaattcttctattCCTTTACATAATTAGAAGTTATATAAgttatacattattaatttattgcttcttttcctttctttttttctttttttttcctttttttttcttttttttttaatgtctaCTCATTATTAGGCGATACCACAGTGTCCAACAATAAAGTATTTGATACTACTAgcagaaataaacgaaaaccGACTAGCATTATTTTGAAACGTGGACGTACTATTACAAAACGTCCTCGTGAGATAAGGCGGCACATATCACCTaccaatttttttaaaacgataatcaaaaaaaattcatacaagataacaaataataataccaaACTCGCTCCTACTAATAATACAACAAAGGAACAAGATATTGCAGAGTTATCAAAAGATGAAACAGATCTAGGTAATCCATGCTCTGTCAAAGAAGTAATTAAAgtagatgaaaaattaatgtcTGGTAAAGAGATTGAATTTTGTCCAGCTTCTACTCCAAAAACTAGAAGTCCTGATACGAGTACGGGATTAACTATATTAGAAAGTAAGATCGTAGAtccgataaaagaaaacatcgaTGAAGTATCTGAAAAATTATCTACTGAACAATCTGTAAATATCCAACAGAGTGAATTATATTCAGAGATAAATAATAGCATAGATATAGATTTAAACAACACTCTAGAGAACGAGAATAGTAATCGTAAACTTTATATTCCCAGCTCAATTAATGTAGATAAAAATGCAACTTCTAAAAGCTCTCtactaaaaaatatcaaaggaaTTCAAAGTATTGATACAAATTCATATGGtatcaatatttcaaatagTAGATTTTTTGTACCAAAGAATTACGTATTTTCTGACATTGACAGTTCAATGAATGATCTCAAATTTGAAGTAGATCCTGAGATGAGCAAATTATTgcaaaaaagtgaaaataaaattcttaatgAAACAGATTCAAATCTAATCTCAGAAATCAGCAGAGAAAAATCTTTGGAAGATCCACTAATATCTAAAACAACAGTGACCAAAGATGTTCTTACATCACCCAATAAACAAAAATCCTTGCATCAATTTCCTGAGGCAAATAATTCaacaaaagaaattgttaacttgaatgacaaaaagaaacgattatttttaaaaagatatgaatCCAAACCGAGTAGTGAAATAGTCGACTCTCTTTTGGATAACATACAGTATAAATCAAAGTCGAATATgactaattatttaaaatataaaaatttttctacatCATTAGATAATCTtgattcttataaaattactgataataatgatattattcaaACTCATAGAAGTTACGAATCTCTTCCGATTATTGATtatgaaatgaaaagtaaaatgataaaggaagaaaattccAAAAGTAATCAATCcactataaataataaaaaacaaaattgtgtTTCTGTTAATGACAATGAACAATCTCCTATAAAACGTAATTATCGTTCAGGACATAATACAGATACACATACTTCAGTTTACAAACAAAGGAATATCGATGTAAAGGCAAAAATAACTAAAAGTACCATAAAAAGTAAAGATGCCAATTACAATTCAAATAATATCTCTACtaaatttcatttagaaaGAGATCAATTGAAAGATGCAGATTCCTTGAACTCTCCAAAAAAGAATACAGGAAAAGTAATTTATGAATGCAAGAATTCTAAATCTTttgaatattcaaaatataattatttagaaaagcGTAATTCTTATCCATCTATGTCTTCTATAAAGCATATTCCTATATCTCCTGTTTGCAACAAGATGCATTCTATAACACCATCATACACATCAAATAGAACTTCAAACTATACTTTAAGAGACAGAACTCAAACGTCAGAACAATTTTCTCCTACTAAAATTCTAAACAAATCATTCAAAGATATATCCAAATATAATGATTTACAAAGTGACAGATATCTAGCTTTATGTGAAGCTAATCGTTTGAAACGcttgaaatttttaagaatGAATTTGCAAACAGATTACAatatagaagataaaaagacacAAGTTAGTAATAGTCATGTTGCTAGAAAAATACCAATAAACAATGACAATTATAGTACGAGTATAGTGCCTGAAGTCTCACAAAACGATACTAATTATGCCTTGCTATGCAAGGATCGAGCGATAGGTCGTACATCATCCTTGAGAGACAAATTTGAGACTATCATAGAAGATGTGGAACTGAGAGCAGGTCGACGTTCGTTAACAGGAAAAACTTGCGACCGTAAGTCGCTACTGGTGTGGAACAATGATTGACTGCTTGTACTGCAAAATTCGACCCATTGTCTGTCCTCGTTTATAAGCTAGCCAAGAATATAGAAAGTTTAATATCTTACATGCTAGCCCCAAATGTTTCTCTAGGTTTTCAAGTTATATGTCTAATCCTTTTCGATCCTATTCAACCTATTGTTGTTAGCTTTTTGTGTTTTGGATTATTATGTTTTGAAAGATACTTGCTTTATGTTTTTATCCCTCacaaatcaaaatttttaggTGTCTTgggatttatttaaaaaaaaatattacaatttcattatttttttcttttgttttttttctcccacagacaatttaatatttgcgctttattatttcatacatatatttgttttgCTTGTTGCTTTGTCTTGttgaattaaatttgaaaCATGTTTTAATTgacgaatatttttgaatagaTCCGATCGATTTTTCAGCAAATCAGAAAGTTGTACAACAACCACCTGCAAGGCCAGCGAGTACACCAACAGAAACACAACAATGTGTTTTAACAAGTGTACAACAGGAAATGGCTGCACGACGAAAGGCTAATATTTCGCGCCAAGATTCCAGATTATCTGTTAAATGTTTAATAGAAAGTATTGAAAATGCTACAAAACAAGCTAAAGCTGGtatgtttaatatatgttgttaatcgttatttctattattctcACACactgttaatattatttattttgttttaggaCCGGGAAGTCGTAGTAGTTCAACATCGTCTTTAAATTCTATAGGGACAAATGATATAATGACACTGAAATCTCCTCTCAGAGATCAGCAACAAATAAACAACTTAATCTGTACATCAAATTctccaaataataataaaacacaGGCAGCAATAAATAGGAAACCATTATCAGGTAATTTACCATACAAGTCCTATTATAGTGGGCATAAGTTgctttttaattcataaaattgcttttattatataatctaataCTTATGCTTCTCTGAatcctcttttatatattctccATTACTTGTGCgtttagataatatttagacaaattttttttatatgtatcagtagtcatttgaaaaatataaatctttagGATGTAAATCCTAATCATGGAGGATTTGGctttatatgttatttaagCTGCAAATGATAACctttagttaaaaaaaaaaaaaaagaaaacacacgcatatctcattttcttctgCGCTTGAACATATCACGTAATCGCATGTCTATCActcatttctttcatataaataaaggTGATTTGATCATTATTTATGTTGTCATTCCCTGTGTCGTACTATTGGTAGTTctgaatgtaaaaatattggTATTTCATCGGAACCGCCGTTATATTCTGCATTCtattatttcaattctttaccgcttatatatatatatatatatatatatatatatatatatatatatatatatcacgtaaGATATAGCTTTGTTACATGTAACAAATAAAGTTTGATAAACTTACTTTACTCAGCCATCTTATCTTCCACTTCCTAACACAGAAACAAAGTCAGCAGTACCCGTGGTTTTAAGTCCTGGTGAACTTTTGGATTCTGCTGCACTAAATGTCAAGGCTATTGATTTCGTTCGTCGAAATAGTGTGACAGATTTATCAGAACGTAAAGATCCTCTTTGTGGGTTGATCAAGAATGGAGGTTCTAAGAGAAATGCATTACTTAAATGGTGTCAAAACAAGACATTAGGctatcgaaatatcgatataaCTAATTTTAGCAGCTCTTGGAACGATGGCTTAGCTCTTTGCGCTATTCTTCATTCTTATCTCCCATATAAAGTACCATATGATACTTTAACACCTgctgaaaaacgaaaaaatttttccattgCATTCTCTGCTGCTGAAAGTGTTGGCATACCTACAACCTTGGTGAGTAAAACAAATGTGTATGAGTGGGTGGGTGCGTGcgtacgcacgtacgcacgtgtaatatatatataaactttatcGATGTATAATCAATGCaatgagataaagaaaatgtaagtatGAATTAGTTGGACAATtagtaataatcataaatctatttttttcacaGAATATAGGAGAAATGTGTCAACTGGAACGACCCGATTGGCAACAAGTCATGACATATGTGACTagtatttataaacattttgaaACGTAATCGTGGTCACTATCTGAAAGATTAAGCTATATCATCCTTCCCATTGAATCCTCTTACACTTATTTGAGTGATCAAGAACAATGGCATCTAGTCAACTAAATTCTGCAAGACacaattttatacaaatttttgattattgcTGGATTAGAGCACTGCCTATACTGTATATATAGCTTTATGTGAAAGGATCTATTGAAGCATACAGAGAATTCGATGGAAGACTACACACCAAATGGAATTGCTTTTATCATGAGACTGAAAAACTTATTTACATACGTGTACGCATACATACTATGTATagtaaaaacaagaaatggATATTTAAATCTGATGAaagtataaaacaaataccttttatatatatatgtatgtgtatatatatatacgcatatatatatatgcatacatatacatatataaaaggaaagatatagtatataattaaatgcaAACTTCACGActttcttataataaatataactatgCTTTGCAGTGTCTTTTTGGCAGAGTTATGCTATACACTTTGCAATATGGTATGCATTGCATATATGAAAATGCATGTTTACATCATAGAGTCTTGCATATttgcaaataataaatgtcAAGTATTTGCGTTCCTCATACTGTATTTTTGTACTTggattatttttcgaaatacttTTGTAAAGTTTACGAACGATGTACAGAACTAAGCGCCTTAATTTAAGATAtctaatttattgaattagtCATGTTTAGTCTACTATGAAGCAAAGCAGCATATTAGAAGAGATTGTTTATGTTCTATTTTACTGAAtgagataggaaaaaaatgattaaaggCTAAGTTCTCTGTGATATAGGAAGGTAGCCCCGATACAGAGATACAGACGTTATCGTTATTGCTCTTATTATTAGCgctaatattaatatcgtccttgtcgtcgttgttatattaatatagacAATATGCTGTctgatataaaacaataaactTGCCTGATATatggatatttaaaaaactatatatatttttttttaatttcaaatattatttgcgacaaagaaaaatatcattcgtttacgtaaaagatataatttaatcattttatattacagtCGTTAGATAGCTAAAAATAGGTTAGATTGTATGATCAAAACAATATTTACAAAGAGACAATATGTGactatattacaatatatgaTAATCTGAAGTTTTTTAGTTGTTACAATTGACTTTATTtagtatatttattgtaaCTGATTATATGAATCTTATgtgattgatttaaaaaaaatcatcaagCATCAGAATTGAAGTTgtcatttattcatttgaaaaatttgatctcttttgttttcatcATGTTTCGCTCACATCCATTTTATCTTGATCTTTATCACCcgaataatattcattagtTGGCTCAATAATTTTATCCGTGTCTTGAACATTTTGTCTTGAATCAGGATCTGGTTCCGGTTGCCTCTCTTCTTCTGGTGGTAATGCATCACATGGAACGTCTTGCATTTGAACACTTGGCGaatgttgtatcatttttaaattatcataaacGTGTCTAGTTATTGCCTCTAAATACTGTTTACTATTTGCATTATCTTGTCTAGTGACAACTTCAGGATGCAATGTAAAGTCTGGTgcaaaatattctaaatattcAGTATAAGGTAATTCATTGCTGATCTGTTCATCAACAAGTAAAGATGTTTCATATGTCCAACAACGTGCCACGTTACGAAGGGTATAACCACCCCCACCAACAGTAAGTAAAGGTACATGTAAGTCTCTAACAAATTTTACACATTCTCCATGACCTTTTGTACTTAAACTGAAACATCCAAGCCTATCATTCGCTAAAGAATCTGCACCACATTGTAATACAATTGCAGTTGGTTGGAAAAACTCCATCACATGCGAGATAACAGGTTTAAATACTTGTACGTAAGACGTATCATCTATACCTTCTTTCAATGGTACATTTACAGAATAATATCTACCACTCTCTGCTCCTATTTCATACATATCTCCTGTTCcaggaaagaaataattgccATACTTGTGAAAGGAAACTGTCATAACTCTGTCAGTAAGATAAAATGCTTCTTGTACACCATCTCCATGATGGACgtcaatatctatatataatactctagcatgatattttaataattctaaaattgCGATTacaatatcgtttatataacAAAAGCCTGAAGCTTCAAATTTTTTAGCATGGTGTAAACCTCCACTCCAATTGATTGCAATGTcacaacaattattatttaattttgtagcTCCTTCTAAAGATGCCCCAGTATACATAGAACAAAAATCAAAGAGTCCTTCAAAAACAGGACAGTCATCTCCCACATTAAAGTGACTAAGATATTTTGTATATCCTTGTAAATTTTGTGGCGTTACTCTTTGTAAAAACTCCACATATTCGTCAGAATGAAACCGGCACATATCGTGAGTACTCGCACGATAAGGACGGtaaatttgcatttttttatgtaaaccATAATTAAGAACTAAACTATGAATTACAGACAATCTATGAGGTTTCA
This window of the Vespula vulgaris chromosome 1, iyVesVulg1.1, whole genome shotgun sequence genome carries:
- the LOC127071033 gene encoding cytospin-A-like isoform X7 produces the protein MFKQFWEVLGGNSARSGMSVGSGGRAPIKRTTGTTTSTVNNSTKNKSKLEPRPPSGVGKKRTDAVSLLFSAKRPPSRKVERTPTATTTTTTTTATRTTKTPQKSARTKSLERLKGQQSQQQQQQQQQQQQQQQQQSTQGPQQTQQQQVPLRQAPSASSLETKTESLSTENWSSIGKEVPKSNAKNQQQHQKGPAKGSRMQELEREIEILRKDRARLEANLREATTDAQSLRDLKTELASLKEQHSLELDRLAEENEALRARLRNVAHSPLSDSEKQQLLLDASRLHNSAPASIAIPQDDSCTPNANLPQDSAQCTTPDWDKHSSSSISEVSVACLQDRILQMEETHYSTNEELQATIQELSDLQAQLTELQADNERLTEEKGVLLESLCRQTEKLEDSRSKVDTLQGLLLREEQPQESSKGYNTEREQKLVDLLKSAQEEREALLQKQEELTSELKNLRTTADANATEAERLRKCVHLLESTIETVNIERKQLDVELAEARQEGANRSIEISRLATLLDNARAKIEELEQSRQVESKSEADELLDAARREKDTLETQAAALQEQLARSHCDHDRLRDQYSQLQEEYKVARNNAKSAIDDLEYRLNQLKDERLSVSTELQLVRDSLAELQTQCQRHLEDKRELKAALSEAQRREREAQTHQYELERALAEERRLRQEESAEWEQFQTDLLMTVRVANDFKTEAQSELERVVLENKAQRDKLRTLEAQLDKLNKANQKVVQQPPARPASTPTETQQCVLTSVQQEMAARRKANISRQDSRLSVKCLIESIENATKQAKAGPGSRSSSTSSLNSIGTNDIMTLKSPLRDQQQINNLICTSNSPNNNKTQAAINRKPLSETKSAVPVVLSPGELLDSAALNVKAIDFVRRNSVTDLSERKDPLCGLIKNGGSKRNALLKWCQNKTLGYRNIDITNFSSSWNDGLALCAILHSYLPYKVPYDTLTPAEKRKNFSIAFSAAESVGIPTTLNIGEMCQLERPDWQQVMTYVTSIYKHFET
- the LOC127071033 gene encoding cytospin-A-like isoform X5 encodes the protein MKKRCFSAPTEQHSLELDRLAEENEALRARLRNVAHSPLSDSEKQQLLLDASRLHNSAPASIAIPQDDSCTPNANLPQDSAQCTTPDWDKHSSSSISEVSVACLQDRILQMEETHYSTNEELQATIQELSDLQAQLTELQADNERLTEEKGVLLESLCRQTEKLEDSRSKVDTLQGLLLREEQPQESSKGYNTEREQKLVDLLKSAQEEREALLQKQEELTSELKNLRTTADANATEAERLRKCVHLLESTIETVNIERKQLDVELAEARQEGANRSIEISRLATLLDNARAKIEELEQSRQVESKSEADELLDAARREKDTLETQAAALQEQLARSHCDHDRLRDQYSQLQEEYKVARNNAKSAIDDLEYRLNQLKDERLSVSTELQLVRDSLAELQTQCQRHLEDKRELKAALSEAQRREREAQTHQYELERALAEERRLRQEESAEWEQFQTDLLMTVRVANDFKTEAQSELERVVLENKAQRDKLRTLEAQLDKLNKGDTTVSNNKVFDTTSRNKRKPTSIILKRGRTITKRPREIRRHISPTNFFKTIIKKNSYKITNNNTKLAPTNNTTKEQDIAELSKDETDLGNPCSVKEVIKVDEKLMSGKEIEFCPASTPKTRSPDTSTGLTILESKIVDPIKENIDEVSEKLSTEQSVNIQQSELYSEINNSIDIDLNNTLENENSNRKLYIPSSINVDKNATSKSSLLKNIKGIQSIDTNSYGINISNSRFFVPKNYVFSDIDSSMNDLKFEVDPEMSKLLQKSENKILNETDSNLISEISREKSLEDPLISKTTVTKDVLTSPNKQKSLHQFPEANNSTKEIVNLNDKKKRLFLKRYESKPSSEIVDSLLDNIQYKSKSNMTNYLKYKNFSTSLDNLDSYKITDNNDIIQTHRSYESLPIIDYEMKSKMIKEENSKSNQSTINNKKQNCVSVNDNEQSPIKRNYRSGHNTDTHTSVYKQRNIDVKAKITKSTIKSKDANYNSNNISTKFHLERDQLKDADSLNSPKKNTGKVIYECKNSKSFEYSKYNYLEKRNSYPSMSSIKHIPISPVCNKMHSITPSYTSNRTSNYTLRDRTQTSEQFSPTKILNKSFKDISKYNDLQSDRYLALCEANRLKRLKFLRMNLQTDYNIEDKKTQVSNSHVARKIPINNDNYSTSIVPEVSQNDTNYALLCKDRAIGRTSSLRDKFETIIEDVELRAGRRSLTGKTCDHPIDFSANQKVVQQPPARPASTPTETQQCVLTSVQQEMAARRKANISRQDSRLSVKCLIESIENATKQAKAGPGSRSSSTSSLNSIGTNDIMTLKSPLRDQQQINNLICTSNSPNNNKTQAAINRKPLSETKSAVPVVLSPGELLDSAALNVKAIDFVRRNSVTDLSERKDPLCGLIKNGGSKRNALLKWCQNKTLGYRNIDITNFSSSWNDGLALCAILHSYLPYKVPYDTLTPAEKRKNFSIAFSAAESVGIPTTLNIGEMCQLERPDWQQVMTYVTSIYKHFET